In Wolbachia endosymbiont of Spodoptera picta, a single window of DNA contains:
- the wmk gene encoding WO male-killing family protein Wmk has product MFVSASNVSYGIGQRIENCRLMRGHTQIGLASQIGLTYQEVNSYEDGYIPIPIEVLYIIARVLSVDVIDLLPEPVIVREDSYEDEEILYLTKIYENQKLGKIVPSLVRFVHISEKINQEEARLEIAKNLVKEGVSVDIISQATGLSIYEYDNTEKGVCTDSIYYRIGQRIREWRLIKRYTQKDLANKVGLTLKEIHEYEIGYTAISFDKLYQIAEGLSVNIKVLLPKTNEDSELLNLLRKTEEQELVKKFLSRDMKNSKEKVKILFKTLILPLKNKALSMFFVEMKMGCK; this is encoded by the coding sequence ATGTTTGTTTCTGCAAGCAATGTTAGTTACGGAATAGGGCAAAGAATAGAAAATTGTAGGTTAATGCGAGGGCATACTCAAATAGGATTAGCAAGTCAAATAGGTTTAACATACCAAGAAGTAAACAGCTATGAAGATGGGTATATTCCTATTCCAATTGAAGTACTATATATAATAGCAAGAGTATTATCAGTTGACGTTATAGATTTATTACCTGAACCAGTAATAGTAAGGGAAGACAGCTATGAAGACGAGGAAATACTCTATCTAACGAAAATATACGAGAATCAAAAGTTAGGCAAAATAGTACCTTCATTAGTCAGGTTTGTTCATATTAGCGAAAAAATTAATCAAGAAGAGGCAAGGTTGGAAATAGCAAAAAATCTAGTGAAAGAAGGGGTTTCAGTTGACATAATTTCCCAAGCAACCGGCTTATCTATTTACGAGTATGATAATACAGAGAAAGGAGTCTGCACTGATTCTATATACTACAGAATAGGGCAAAGAATAAGAGAATGGAGATTGATAAAAAGGTATACTCAGAAAGATTTAGCAAACAAAGTTGGTTTAACACTCAAGGAAATACACGAGTATGAAATAGGATACACTGCCATATCATTTGACAAATTATATCAAATAGCAGAAGGATTATCAGTGAATATTAAAGTTCTGCTGCCTAAAACAAATGAAGATAGTGAACTACTTAATTTACTAAGAAAAACTGAAGAGCAAGAATTAGTGAAGAAATTTTTATCTAGGGATATGAAGAATAGCAAAGAGAAAGTTAAAATACTATTCAAGACCCTGATATTGCCTCTAAAAAACAAAGCATTGTCGATGTTCTTTGTAGAGATGAAAATGGGCTGCAAGTGA
- a CDS encoding JAB domain-containing protein gives MNKSKEEIEFRILESKGKALLDREIMETFLSAVHERPQAQEIAKNLVNTYAGVGRILGREMDDLKVIEGVTDSAVAMIMCVKETLERVLREKLKSEPIMDLQGLVEYLNVSIGHSERECVKILYLNKRRQLIGEESYIGEMEKAPVYIKEITRKALIKNATLVIMSHNHPGGSLEPSEEDQEVTKSLAAACSTVSVRLFDHIIITSGGYFSFRENGLL, from the coding sequence ATGAATAAAAGTAAAGAAGAAATCGAATTCAGAATATTAGAAAGCAAAGGCAAAGCACTACTTGATCGTGAAATAATGGAAACATTTTTAAGTGCAGTACATGAAAGGCCACAAGCTCAAGAAATTGCTAAAAATCTGGTGAATACTTATGCAGGAGTAGGAAGGATTTTAGGTCGAGAAATGGATGACCTGAAAGTCATAGAAGGAGTAACTGATTCTGCAGTAGCAATGATTATGTGCGTTAAGGAAACACTAGAAAGGGTACTGAGAGAAAAGCTCAAAAGTGAGCCAATAATGGACTTACAAGGGCTAGTAGAGTACTTAAACGTAAGTATAGGCCACTCAGAAAGGGAATGTGTAAAAATACTGTACTTGAATAAAAGGCGTCAACTAATTGGAGAAGAATCCTATATTGGTGAAATGGAAAAAGCACCAGTATACATAAAGGAAATTACAAGAAAAGCATTAATAAAGAATGCAACATTAGTAATAATGTCACACAACCACCCTGGGGGAAGTTTAGAACCTTCAGAAGAAGATCAAGAAGTAACAAAGAGCTTAGCAGCAGCATGTAGTACTGTAAGCGTTAGATTATTTGATCATATTATCATTACAAGTGGGGGTTATTTTAGCTTTAGAGAAAACGGATTGTTATAG
- a CDS encoding Rpn family recombination-promoting nuclease/putative transposase: MALSKFLDPKNDISFKRIFGTEKNKDILIHFLNDILGFTGKSTIQDIEFLSTIQDPDIASKKQSIVDVLCRDENGLQVIVEMQVAKTKGFEKRAQYYAAKAYSRQSDKGDQYHDLKEIIFIAIADCILFPDKSEYKSKHTIRDEDTNEHDLKDFYFIFIELPKFPKTKEDQLSSIVEKWVYFFRYADETSEQELERIIGSDLIIKRAYEELNRFNWSEKEFIAYEQEIKRIRDEQAVLAQKLDDATQKGRLEGRLEGIQIGHEKGRAEGRKERDIEVAKNSLKAGVPIDVIAEITGLSVNDIKQLQEEIV, encoded by the coding sequence ATGGCTCTTTCGAAGTTTCTCGATCCCAAGAATGATATATCGTTCAAGCGCATCTTTGGTACTGAAAAAAATAAGGACATTCTTATTCACTTCCTTAATGATATCCTTGGCTTCACTGGCAAAAGTACAATACAGGATATAGAGTTCTTAAGTACTATTCAAGACCCTGATATTGCTTCTAAAAAACAAAGCATTGTTGATGTTCTTTGTAGAGATGAAAATGGGCTGCAAGTCATAGTTGAAATGCAGGTCGCTAAAACTAAGGGCTTTGAAAAACGTGCACAATACTATGCTGCTAAAGCTTACTCAAGACAGTCTGATAAAGGTGATCAATACCATGACCTTAAGGAAATTATCTTTATTGCTATAGCAGACTGTATTTTATTTCCTGATAAGTCTGAGTACAAATCAAAGCACACTATTCGCGATGAAGATACTAATGAGCATGATCTAAAAGATTTTTACTTTATATTTATTGAGTTGCCTAAATTTCCAAAAACCAAAGAAGATCAGCTTTCAAGTATAGTTGAAAAATGGGTCTACTTCTTTAGATATGCAGATGAAACTAGTGAACAAGAGCTAGAGAGAATCATAGGAAGTGACCTAATAATTAAAAGAGCATATGAAGAACTAAATAGGTTCAACTGGTCTGAAAAAGAATTTATTGCCTATGAACAAGAGATCAAGCGTATTCGTGATGAACAGGCTGTCCTTGCTCAAAAACTTGATGATGCTACTCAAAAAGGTAGACTAGAAGGTAGACTAGAAGGCATCCAAATCGGCCATGAAAAAGGCAGAGCGGAAGGTCGCAAAGAAAGGGATATTGAAGTAGCCAAAAACTCACTCAAGGCCGGTGTCCCTATAGATGTGATCGCTGAAATCACTGGCCTTTCTGTGAATGACATTAAACAACTTCAGGAAGAAATTGTCTGA
- a CDS encoding TomO hydrophobic C-terminal domain-containing protein: MQFNSGGIGQDSLTYQNVKNLSLKENSIRNPKKTGKENRESAAISVARVGASVEEKTAARSCPYARKTKTRIENLPPKRNSIRNLDLNRIGKENSESAAISVARIDANAEKKTTARNHLCRKRAGTQVEEDLVFPKKVKTLLFRVEGSNSIIGNQNELKVRQVEAELDKASNLLEEKQSSFDSQAVQPEESKTKIEEAQKEISDERDQLERELEGSSNAAIELNNKVKELEEKNDQVNELNEKVFSIETERNTLKDQITKIQNELARKESEIGRLNDQLSKSYQHIEQLKQDKNKKEEELLDQQNKVKELNDKVNSITNERNCLNGQIETQLLEKNKEFDEFKKERDTLTNQVQEKKNELSAKEEAFSKVQTNAQDLTYEVNQKDQQLEQVVREKQRLEAKFRGLNEKYSEVKNKDRGYIENLTCKLRQAKSEFIDNENKLSDQIEKLKEEKEILLEQLRAKSTGSASFRKQQSKIDSLKQQIKQKEEPKSVRNLEQLQNISGQNKIETTVPENSAESELNSTRLTEFEGNNIHVQASAAPAATVTSMNVKNIEKVPVMLETPSDKSGSQKLVSVQQEMSSVANESSGQVNGSQTNGMQPNNSSNGSIIVTQSVQKNKWPTTATWKLAIAGVLAGIAASVAYFTFSASLLVTGVIAGVGACCLVAAAIVYYCNKPSSSLEKSSIDKVAVNGYTAAASCE; the protein is encoded by the coding sequence ATGCAATTTAATTCAGGGGGTATTGGTCAGGATTCTTTAACATATCAAAATGTTAAAAATCTTTCACTCAAAGAAAATAGTATACGTAATCCAAAAAAAACAGGTAAGGAAAATCGTGAATCAGCAGCAATTAGTGTTGCTAGAGTCGGTGCAAGTGTTGAAGAAAAAACTGCTGCAAGAAGTTGTCCTTACGCAAGGAAGACTAAAACTCGAATTGAAAATCTTCCACCCAAAAGAAATAGTATACGTAATCTAGATTTAAACAGAATAGGTAAGGAAAATAGTGAATCAGCAGCAATTAGTGTTGCTAGAATCGATGCAAATGCTGAAAAAAAAACTACTGCAAGAAATCATCTTTGCAGGAAGAGGGCTGGAACTCAAGTGGAAGAAGATCTTGTATTTCCTAAAAAAGTGAAGACCTTGTTATTTCGTGTAGAGGGTTCTAATTCAATAATAGGGAATCAAAATGAACTTAAAGTCCGTCAAGTAGAAGCTGAGTTAGATAAAGCAAGTAACTTACTTGAAGAGAAACAAAGTAGCTTTGACAGCCAAGCCGTTCAACCGGAAGAAAGTAAGACAAAAATAGAGGAAGCTCAGAAAGAGATTTCAGATGAACGAGATCAGCTAGAGCGAGAATTGGAGGGAAGTAGCAATGCTGCTATAGAGTTGAATAATAAAGTGAAAGAGTTGGAGGAAAAGAATGATCAAGTTAATGAGCTTAATGAAAAAGTTTTCTCAATCGAGACAGAAAGAAACACCTTGAAAGATCAGATCACAAAGATACAAAATGAGTTAGCAAGAAAGGAAAGTGAAATTGGTAGGCTTAATGATCAGCTCAGTAAAAGCTATCAGCACATTGAGCAGCTTAAACAAGATAAAAATAAAAAAGAGGAAGAGCTTTTAGATCAACAAAATAAAGTTAAGGAGTTGAATGATAAGGTTAATTCAATAACCAATGAAAGAAACTGTTTAAATGGTCAAATAGAAACTCAGTTGCTTGAGAAGAATAAGGAATTTGATGAGTTTAAAAAAGAAAGAGATACCCTAACTAATCAGGTTCAAGAAAAGAAAAATGAACTCAGTGCGAAAGAGGAAGCATTTTCAAAAGTACAAACAAATGCGCAAGATCTAACTTATGAGGTTAATCAGAAGGATCAGCAATTAGAGCAGGTAGTGAGAGAGAAGCAGAGATTAGAAGCAAAGTTTCGGGGTTTAAATGAAAAGTATTCAGAAGTAAAAAACAAAGATAGGGGGTATATTGAAAATTTAACTTGTAAACTAAGACAAGCTAAAAGTGAGTTTATCGATAATGAAAATAAGCTGAGTGACCAAATAGAAAAATTGAAGGAAGAAAAGGAAATTTTACTTGAACAGTTAAGGGCGAAAAGTACAGGTTCAGCATCGTTCAGAAAGCAACAATCAAAAATAGATAGCCTTAAACAACAGATTAAGCAAAAGGAAGAACCGAAGTCTGTCAGAAATCTAGAGCAGTTGCAGAACATATCAGGGCAGAATAAAATTGAAACTACAGTACCTGAAAATAGTGCAGAAAGTGAACTTAATTCTACTCGGTTGACAGAATTTGAAGGAAATAACATACATGTACAAGCTTCTGCTGCACCTGCTGCAACGGTAACTTCAATGAATGTAAAAAATATAGAAAAAGTTCCTGTTATGCTGGAAACTCCATCTGATAAAAGCGGAAGTCAAAAACTTGTTTCTGTTCAACAAGAAATGTCTTCGGTAGCTAACGAAAGCTCTGGACAAGTGAATGGTTCTCAAACCAATGGCATGCAGCCTAATAATTCAAGCAATGGAAGTATTATTGTAACACAAAGCGTACAAAAAAATAAGTGGCCTACCACAGCTACATGGAAATTAGCGATAGCTGGAGTGCTTGCAGGAATTGCTGCATCAGTTGCATATTTTACTTTCAGTGCTAGTTTGCTGGTAACAGGAGTAATAGCAGGTGTTGGAGCTTGTTGTCTGGTTGCTGCTGCAATTGTATATTATTGTAATAAACCTTCAAGTTCACTTGAAAAGAGTAGCATCGATAAAGTTGCAGTCAATGGATATACTGCAGCAGCAAGTTGTGAATAA
- a CDS encoding coiled-coil domain-containing protein — protein sequence MFSSKQVVQYNLFGSNVLEGISSCKFAHFPEEVFEISSEENQVIDSLESKIENLQQENFDLKKNVELQKHYKKRVEEYYEEVSELTREMQTLEGKIKKLEVKLQKSTRSLTENDQDIEQLKQKVEILLLETQNKSDVIKNLNNQLKEAKNEIQLTDKINEELQQKLDLTEAELNRVRKESTVLINSIEDLKGNYENQILEKKKELNDIRDQLCIYLSEYKELFAEFSSLQKENESLKQKNFYISNEVSLADEINKENVRKEIARTQSIPEVETRCIKDNDDQEPTCYVEKEKIINMIKQVKIKTLKILTTRLEYGMKLIMKVAMIINQLGYMEKQKIV from the coding sequence ATGTTTAGTTCGAAGCAGGTAGTACAATATAATTTATTTGGTAGTAACGTCCTTGAAGGCATTTCATCTTGTAAATTTGCACATTTTCCTGAAGAGGTATTTGAGATTAGCAGTGAAGAAAATCAAGTAATAGATAGTTTAGAAAGCAAAATAGAAAATCTACAACAGGAAAATTTTGATCTTAAAAAAAATGTAGAGTTACAAAAACACTATAAGAAAAGAGTAGAAGAGTATTACGAAGAAGTAAGTGAACTTACCAGAGAAATGCAAACCCTAGAAGGGAAAATTAAAAAGCTTGAAGTTAAATTACAAAAAAGTACAAGAAGTTTAACTGAAAATGATCAAGACATCGAACAGCTAAAACAGAAAGTAGAAATATTATTATTAGAAACTCAGAACAAAAGTGATGTAATTAAGAACTTAAATAACCAATTAAAAGAGGCAAAGAATGAAATTCAGTTAACAGACAAAATAAATGAAGAGTTACAGCAAAAACTGGATTTGACTGAAGCTGAGTTAAACAGAGTAAGAAAAGAAAGTACAGTGCTGATAAACAGTATAGAGGATTTGAAAGGTAATTATGAAAATCAGATACTAGAAAAAAAGAAGGAACTTAATGATATAAGAGATCAATTGTGTATTTATTTATCAGAGTATAAAGAGCTATTTGCAGAATTCAGTAGTCTGCAGAAGGAAAACGAGAGTTTAAAACAGAAAAATTTCTATATTAGTAATGAAGTGTCTCTTGCAGATGAAATAAACAAAGAAAACGTAAGAAAAGAAATAGCGAGAACTCAGTCTATACCTGAAGTAGAAACCAGGTGTATTAAAGATAATGATGATCAAGAACCAACCTGCTATGTAGAGAAGGAGAAAATAATCAATATGATAAAACAAGTGAAGATAAAGACTCTGAAGATACTGACTACGAGATTGGAGTATGGAATGAAGCTGATAATGAAAGTAGCGATGATCATAAATCAACTCGGCTATATGGAAAAACAGAAAATTGTCTAA
- the ligA gene encoding NAD-dependent DNA ligase LigA has protein sequence MTDLEKMREKLQNQINYHNILYYQKSKPEISDAEYDELKKKLAAIEPEAYATQDSVGAPPDERFSKVEHQEPMLSLENAYDEQGVEKFLSKIKRFLIADEIEILCEPKIDGLSFSAIYEDGKFVKAATRGDGFVGEDVTHNVATIKDFPKFLQDVQGRLEVRGEIYISNSDFLKLNENNEFANPRNAAAGSLKQLNANITAKRPLRYFAYSLIGGIEKSQSEILEKLEKFGFCVNEHRSLTSSLNGMLKFYNEIYDCRYNLDYDIDGIVYKVNDLVLQSRLGSTHKAPRSALAYKFSAIYAKTKLNKIFIQVGRTGVLTPVADLVPVNIGGVLVSRASLHNQDEIKRKDIREGDVVTIKRAGDVIPQIVKVDEGSRHTNMPEFVFPDICPECGSKVQIEGVAVRCPEEFNCKAQIVEKLKHFVSKDAFDIVGLGEKQIKFFYDLSLIRQIPDIFILEERLKEFSLKEHHGWGEKSIANLLSAIQNRRVITLDRFIFSLGIRFIGQVAAELLANYYVSYDNWYNSMSSNDVELVGIDGIGEKVAESLKSFFSQERNIKMLNDLTAYLQILPVSSNSSNSFLNNKIIVFTGKLRAMSRGEAKVRAKVLGAKISSSLSTKTDYLIAGEDPGSKYKKAMELGVEILDEEQWNKLC, from the coding sequence ATGACTGACTTGGAAAAGATGAGAGAAAAACTGCAAAATCAAATTAATTATCATAATATCTTATATTATCAAAAAAGTAAGCCAGAGATAAGTGATGCTGAATATGATGAACTGAAGAAAAAGTTAGCTGCAATAGAGCCAGAAGCTTATGCAACACAAGATAGTGTTGGTGCTCCGCCTGATGAGAGATTTTCTAAGGTGGAACATCAAGAACCTATGCTTTCTCTCGAGAATGCTTATGATGAGCAAGGTGTAGAAAAATTTTTGTCTAAAATAAAGAGATTTTTAATTGCAGATGAAATAGAAATACTATGTGAGCCAAAAATTGATGGATTGTCATTTTCTGCAATTTATGAAGATGGGAAATTTGTTAAAGCTGCAACTCGAGGTGACGGTTTTGTAGGAGAGGATGTTACTCACAATGTTGCAACAATAAAAGACTTTCCTAAGTTTTTACAAGATGTGCAAGGAAGACTAGAAGTAAGGGGTGAAATATATATCAGTAACAGCGACTTTTTAAAGTTAAATGAAAATAATGAATTCGCTAATCCTCGAAATGCAGCTGCTGGTTCTTTAAAGCAATTGAATGCGAACATTACAGCAAAAAGGCCTCTTAGATATTTTGCTTATTCTTTAATTGGTGGAATAGAGAAAAGTCAAAGTGAGATACTAGAAAAGCTTGAGAAATTTGGTTTTTGCGTAAATGAGCATCGTTCCTTAACAAGTAGTTTGAATGGAATGCTAAAGTTCTATAACGAGATCTATGATTGTCGTTATAACTTGGATTATGATATCGATGGGATAGTCTATAAAGTGAATGATTTGGTGCTACAAAGTCGTCTGGGAAGTACACACAAAGCTCCACGCTCAGCACTTGCATATAAGTTTTCTGCGATTTATGCGAAGACAAAGTTAAATAAAATATTTATACAGGTGGGTAGAACGGGGGTTTTAACTCCAGTTGCAGATTTAGTACCAGTCAATATTGGTGGAGTATTAGTTAGCAGAGCAAGTCTACATAACCAAGATGAGATAAAACGTAAAGATATAAGAGAGGGAGATGTTGTAACAATTAAAAGGGCTGGGGATGTAATTCCTCAAATTGTCAAAGTAGATGAAGGTTCTCGTCATACAAATATGCCTGAATTTGTTTTTCCTGACATATGTCCTGAATGTGGCAGTAAAGTGCAGATTGAAGGAGTGGCAGTAAGATGTCCTGAAGAATTTAATTGCAAGGCTCAAATAGTAGAAAAACTAAAACATTTTGTGTCAAAAGATGCATTTGACATTGTTGGCCTTGGTGAAAAACAAATAAAGTTTTTTTATGATCTTAGCCTAATAAGACAAATTCCAGACATTTTTATTTTAGAGGAAAGATTAAAAGAGTTTTCCTTAAAAGAGCATCATGGTTGGGGCGAGAAGTCAATAGCTAATCTATTAAGTGCTATACAAAACAGAAGAGTAATCACTCTAGATAGGTTCATATTTTCTTTGGGTATCAGATTTATCGGCCAAGTTGCAGCAGAATTGCTCGCAAATTATTATGTATCTTATGATAACTGGTATAATTCGATGTCATCAAATGATGTTGAGTTGGTAGGTATAGATGGTATAGGAGAAAAAGTAGCTGAATCTTTAAAATCGTTTTTTTCTCAGGAACGTAACATTAAAATGTTAAATGACCTTACTGCATATCTGCAAATTCTTCCCGTGAGCTCCAACTCTAGCAATTCTTTTTTGAATAACAAAATTATAGTGTTTACTGGTAAGCTACGTGCTATGAGCAGAGGGGAGGCAAAAGTAAGAGCTAAAGTTTTAGGGGCAAAGATCAGTTCAAGCCTTTCTACTAAAACTGACTATTTAATTGCAGGAGAAGATCCAGGTTCAAAATATAAAAAAGCAATGGAATTGGGTGTGGAAATTTTAGATGAAGAACAGTGGAACAAATTGTGCTAA
- the pyrE gene encoding orotate phosphoribosyltransferase has translation MILDNTIIKEFEEAGAILHGHFVLSSGLHSNTYIQCAKIFENPSRAMNVCELLANKIRKELIEPIDLILSPAIGGIIVGYEIGRQLGIRTIFCERVNGKFELRRGFEIKQGEKILLIEDVITTGKSSLEAVKCAEEKGGKVVAGASLIKRNSETKLPFPIISLIELNIKNYSEEELPSELKQLPIMKPGSREYLTK, from the coding sequence ATGATATTAGATAATACAATAATAAAAGAATTTGAAGAGGCTGGTGCGATTTTGCACGGACATTTTGTACTCTCATCAGGGCTGCACAGCAACACTTACATACAATGCGCTAAAATTTTTGAAAATCCAAGCAGAGCAATGAACGTTTGTGAGCTATTGGCGAATAAAATAAGAAAAGAGCTTATTGAACCCATAGATTTAATACTATCTCCTGCAATTGGTGGAATAATCGTGGGTTATGAGATTGGTAGACAGCTTGGAATCCGAACAATATTTTGCGAACGTGTTAATGGTAAATTTGAATTACGCCGTGGATTTGAGATTAAACAAGGTGAGAAGATATTACTAATTGAAGATGTGATTACCACAGGTAAATCTTCACTTGAAGCAGTAAAATGTGCAGAAGAGAAGGGAGGTAAAGTTGTTGCTGGAGCTTCTTTGATCAAGAGAAATAGTGAAACAAAACTACCTTTTCCTATCATATCTTTGATTGAACTAAATATCAAAAACTATAGCGAGGAAGAACTGCCAAGTGAATTAAAACAATTACCCATAATGAAACCTGGGAGTAGAGAATATTTAACAAAATAA
- a CDS encoding dicarboxylate/amino acid:cation symporter, with the protein MRKLAMFFSILFAVVAYYLDNEVIFEVANLFSDIFISLLKLISLPLVFLSIVSTISGFKDSIEIKVLLKKTLFYTLLTTIIAAFVALSFYLFIDPVRKNFISNTIESVSDSNHNYFSYLKSLIPSNFVQVFLENNVIGSILIAFLMGGAIISLSKEKQDILHQIFSALFDTLLRIAQGLLKFIPLAVWSFITCFLYELKGGSEFHSLFWYFACIMSANFVQAFVILPLLMWHKGISPIQTMKGVMPALTLAFFSKSSSATLPTTIECVQNQLKVPKKLSSFILPICTTVNMNACAAFILITVMFVAEMNGHTFSLSEMFIWIFLATGAAIGNAGVPMGCYFMATSYLVSMNVPLYIMGLIVPIYTIIDMFETAINVWSDICITQIINKEFKTQE; encoded by the coding sequence ATGCGCAAACTTGCAATGTTCTTTTCTATACTATTTGCAGTTGTCGCTTACTATTTAGATAATGAAGTGATATTTGAAGTAGCAAATCTATTTAGTGATATATTCATCAGTTTGTTGAAATTAATCAGTTTACCTTTGGTTTTTCTATCTATCGTGTCCACAATTTCAGGGTTTAAAGACTCAATTGAAATTAAAGTATTACTTAAGAAGACGCTGTTTTATACGCTGCTTACAACCATTATAGCTGCATTTGTTGCGCTATCTTTCTATTTATTTATAGATCCAGTAAGAAAAAATTTCATAAGTAACACAATAGAAAGTGTGAGTGACAGCAACCACAATTACTTTTCATACTTAAAATCACTCATTCCATCAAATTTTGTGCAAGTTTTTCTTGAAAATAACGTTATTGGCAGCATATTGATTGCTTTTTTGATGGGTGGAGCTATTATTTCGCTCTCAAAAGAAAAACAAGATATATTACACCAAATATTTTCTGCACTATTTGATACACTTCTTAGAATTGCTCAAGGGTTATTAAAGTTTATTCCTCTTGCTGTATGGTCTTTTATCACATGTTTTTTATACGAGTTAAAAGGTGGCAGTGAATTCCATAGTCTTTTTTGGTATTTTGCTTGCATAATGTCTGCAAATTTCGTGCAAGCATTTGTGATTTTGCCACTACTCATGTGGCATAAAGGTATATCACCAATTCAAACGATGAAAGGTGTTATGCCAGCACTTACACTTGCATTTTTTTCTAAATCATCTAGTGCAACGCTGCCTACAACTATAGAATGTGTGCAAAATCAGCTAAAGGTACCAAAGAAATTGTCATCTTTTATTCTACCAATATGCACAACAGTCAATATGAATGCGTGTGCTGCATTTATTTTAATCACAGTGATGTTTGTTGCAGAGATGAATGGGCACACATTTTCCTTAAGTGAGATGTTCATATGGATTTTTTTAGCTACAGGAGCTGCAATTGGTAACGCTGGAGTGCCGATGGGGTGCTATTTTATGGCAACTAGTTATTTGGTATCAATGAATGTTCCTTTGTACATTATGGGATTGATTGTGCCTATTTATACAATCATTGATATGTTTGAAACTGCAATAAATGTGTGGTCTGATATCTGTATAACACAGATAATTAATAAAGAATTTAAAACTCAAGAATGA
- the murB gene encoding UDP-N-acetylmuramate dehydrogenase, whose protein sequence is MLISLPKVCGIYRYNVSMSKMTWLNVGGQADVLFKPRDVEDLMCLIKDTELPISIIGATSNIIVQDSGIRGITVKLGKEFAYIKCKDNNSIVAGGAALLSNLAYFAGEQQISGLEFLAGIPGTVGGGIEMNAGAYGSDIASVVKFIRAVNLEDGNLYEFSSEEMGYFYRGHSLKGRWIFIEAEFKGVSSEYELILQRLKEVIDKKNKSQPVRGKTAGCMFKNPIGCKAWKLIDESGCRGLSNGRAKISKKHCNFLLNYNNATAFDLENLGNRVKDAVKDKFNIELEWEIRVLGR, encoded by the coding sequence ATGCTTATAAGCTTACCTAAAGTATGTGGAATCTACCGTTATAATGTTTCAATGTCTAAAATGACTTGGTTAAATGTTGGTGGCCAAGCTGATGTACTATTTAAACCACGTGACGTTGAAGATCTAATGTGCTTGATAAAAGATACTGAGTTACCAATTAGCATTATCGGTGCAACATCTAACATAATAGTGCAAGATAGTGGCATTCGAGGAATAACGGTGAAATTAGGCAAGGAATTTGCATATATAAAATGTAAAGATAATAACTCCATTGTTGCAGGTGGTGCTGCATTGCTTAGTAACCTTGCATACTTTGCCGGGGAACAGCAAATTAGTGGGCTTGAGTTTCTTGCTGGAATTCCAGGAACAGTTGGCGGTGGGATAGAGATGAATGCAGGTGCATATGGTAGTGATATTGCGAGTGTTGTAAAGTTTATAAGGGCAGTGAATCTAGAAGATGGAAATTTATATGAATTTTCCAGTGAAGAAATGGGATATTTTTATCGTGGACATAGTCTAAAAGGCAGGTGGATTTTTATTGAAGCTGAATTTAAAGGAGTAAGTTCAGAGTATGAGCTTATATTGCAAAGATTGAAAGAAGTTATTGATAAAAAAAATAAAAGTCAACCAGTAAGAGGAAAAACTGCTGGTTGTATGTTCAAAAATCCAATAGGCTGCAAGGCATGGAAACTGATTGATGAGTCTGGCTGCCGAGGATTAAGTAACGGTAGAGCTAAAATTTCTAAGAAACATTGTAATTTTCTGCTCAATTACAATAACGCAACTGCATTCGACTTAGAAAACCTTGGCAACAGAGTAAAAGATGCAGTAAAAGATAAATTTAACATTGAACTTGAGTGGGAGATAAGAGTGTTAGGTAGATAG